A stretch of DNA from Spirosoma endbachense:
TGTAGCTGGCCCTTCAACCGTTCCCCAGACTTGATTGGGGTCAGAAGAGGGGAAACAAATTAATGTTTTAGACGAAGATCCCGAAAGCTTGAGCTGAAACGCCAGTTTTTCATGGCGAAAATTAATTTCTCCACCAGTCAGGAGTTTAGCGTGATCGGGGCTACTAAACGTTCGGTTCTGCAACGTATACTGCTGACTGACCAGATGAAAGCCAGACCGTAAAATCTCGTCGCCCCGTTGAAGGTAAATGTAACTACCTGGGGTGCCGAAAATATTCCATCCACTGCCCGAGAAATGATACCAGGTCCAACTGGCTGGCTGCCGTTCCGGCGTATCGTTCAGGCGACCTTGTTCATGATAGGCCTGACCCTCGATTTTAGCCTGATAGTCATCCCACGAAATGGATCCTGACACGTTGCTGCTCGGAATTTGAGAAACATAACTAAAGCTTGGCGCTCCAATATGTACCCCGCTAAGAACGGTTTGCAGAACACCCGGCATGACACCCGTTGGATAAGCGGCAAACGGAGGTTGTGTTGGCCTGATGTCAAAAACGCCCGATACTTCGGGGAAATTGACTCGAATCTGGTAGTGGTTATCAGTACTGGAGCCCGTGTGTTGAATGAGTAAGCAGCCCGGAATTTCCAGATGATCGGCGGCCGTTTTAAGCGCCGACTGAGGCATGATGCTTGTGAATCGTTTAACAATGCCTTGTCGGGTTTTGAGCGATATGGTAAAAACGGCTTTCTTTTCTTTCGTGTCTGCTGGTTGCCACCAATGTTGAGGAATAAAGGTCAACACCATCGAACTGCCGTCTTGAAGAAAAAAGTCAAAATACCACCATTGTAGCTGAACTTTGGGTCGAAGAAAGTTATCAACC
This window harbors:
- a CDS encoding DUF952 domain-containing protein, with the protein product MRKKNRVTWLFLLGLATALSVSKALASETLFYIVKQSDWLTYANKACFAPPSLSRDGFISLLTPEQVMPTAQALFQGQKDLLLLKINLSSADPLLKWDELAGNEASLPRYYGELSRRFVKKVERFQARKDGNFSLPNEPLTKRLMPQLFPRGLISKFLTYQHWQNTDRFHQLQVDNFLRPKVQLQWWYFDFFLQDGSSMVLTFIPQHWWQPADTKEKKAVFTISLKTRQGIVKRFTSIMPQSALKTAADHLEIPGCLLIQHTGSSTDNHYQIRVNFPEVSGVFDIRPTQPPFAAYPTGVMPGVLQTVLSGVHIGAPSFSYVSQIPSSNVSGSISWDDYQAKIEGQAYHEQGRLNDTPERQPASWTWYHFSGSGWNIFGTPGSYIYLQRGDEILRSGFHLVSQQYTLQNRTFSSPDHAKLLTGGEINFRHEKLAFQLKLSGSSSKTLICFPSSDPNQVWGTVEGPATLLISDGSTTKLLDGRMFLETCSWEVYDQKKDTK